The genomic segment TCGGTGGGCGAGGTGAGGCCGAGGCCGTCCCGGGCGATGGTGGTGTTGGTGGCGATGATGCCGTCCAGACCGAGTTCCACGGCGAGGTCGGCCACGGCGTCGACGTCCGCGTCCGCGAGGTCGGGGGCGATCTTGACGAGCAGCGGCACCCGGCGGTGCGTGACGGTCCGGTCGGCGGCCTCGCGCACGGCGGTGAGCAGCGGTCGCAGTGCCTCGGTGGCCTGAAGGTTCCGCAGGCCGGGGGTGTTCGGCGAGGAGACGTTCACCACGAGGTAGTCGGCGTGCCGGGCGAGCCGTTCGGTGGAGGTGACGTAGTCGGATACGGCTTCGGCCTCGGGTACGGCCTTGGTCTTGCCGATGTTGACGCCGACCGTCGTCCGGAAGACCGGGTCGCGGCCCGCCAGGCGTTCCGCGACGGCCGCCGAGCCCTCGTTGTTGAAGCCCATCCGGTTGATCAGTGCGCGGTCCCGGACGAGGCGGAAGAGACGCTTGCCGGGGTTGCCGGGCTGCGGCCGGGCGGTGACCGTGCCGATCTCGATGTGGTCGAAGCCGAGCATCGCCATGCCGTCGATCGCGACGGCGTTCTTGTCGAAACCCGCGGCGAGTCCGAACGGGCCGTGCATCCGCAGGCCGAGGGCCTCGGTGCGCAGCTCCTCGTACCGGGGGGCGAGGGCGGCCGCTGCGAAGGTCCGCAGCACGGGGACGCGGGCGGCGAGGCGAATCCAGCGGAAGGCCAGCCGATGGGCCTGTTCCGGGTCCATCCGCTTGAAGACCAGTTGGAAGAAGAGTTTGTACATCGAAGTCCTCATGAGGAGGGGGACACCGTTTCCGGTGTCCCCCGTGCGGGTCTTCCTACTGCCGTGACCGGCGGTGTTCACCCCGAGGGGGCGTGCGTGCCGGGGGCGGCACCAAGGGCTGTCCCGCAATCCGTGGTGGATCAGCGTGCGGCGTCGGATGCGGTGCGTCGTCAGGCGCAGGGGCGTCCGCATACTGGATGTACGGGGACGTTCCGACAACGCCGCGAGGCGCCGTAGCTGACGCCGCACGCCCGCCAGGGAATACCGGACAGCCCTTAGTCCCGGGCCGCCGTCAGGCGTTCCGCGTGTTCCTGGAGCGAGCGGACGCCGACGTCGCCGTGGGTGAGCGCGTCGATGCCCTGGACGGCGGCGGCGAGCGCCTGGACCGTGGTGAGGCAGGGCACGGACCGGGCGACGGCCGCCGTACGGATGTCGTAGCCGTCGAGGCGGCCACCGGTCCCGTACGGGGTGTTGACGATGAGGTCGACCTCGCCCGCGTGGATGAGCTGGACGATGGTCGGTTCGCCGTTCGGACCCTCGCCCTCGGACTGCTTGCGCACGGCGGTGGCGTGGATGCCGTTGCGCTTGAGCACCTCGGCCGTGCCGGAGGTGGCGAGCAGTTCGAAGCCGTGGGCGACCAGTTCGCGCGCCGGGAAGATCATCGAGCGCTTGTCGCGGTTGGCGACGGAGATGAAGGCGCGGCCCGAGGTCGGCAGCGGGCCGTAGGCGCCGGCCTGCGACTTGGCGTACGCCGTGCCGAAGGCCGAGTCGATGCCCATGACCTCACCGGTGGAGCGCATCTCCGGGCCCAGGACGGTGTCGACGCCGCGCCCGTGGATGTCACGGAAGCGCGACCACGGCAGGACGGCCTCCTTGACGGAGATCGGCGCGTCGAGCGGCAGGGTGCCGCCGTCGCCGGTCCTGGGCAGCAGGCCCTCCGCGCGCAGCTCGGCGACGGTCGCGCCGAGCGAGATGCGGGCGGCGGCCTTGGCGAGCGGGACGGCGGTCGCCTTCGAGGTGAAGGGGACCGTGCGGGAGGCGCGCGGATTGGCCTCCAGGACGTAGAGGATGTCGCCGGACAGCGCGAACTGGATGTTGATCAGTCCCCGCACGCCGACACCCTTGGCGATGCCCTCGGTGGAGGCCCGCAGCCGCTTGATGTCGTGGCCGCCGAGGGTGATCGGGGGCAGCGCGCAGGCGGAGTCGCCCGAGTGGATGCCGGCCTCCTCGATGTGCTCCATGACGCCGCCGAGGTAGAGCTCGGTGCCGTCGTAGAGGGCGTCGACGTCGATCTCGATCGCGTCGTCGAGGAAGCGGTCGACGAGGACCGGCCGGGTGGGGCTGATCTCGGTGGACTCGGCGATGTACGAGGAGAGCCGGGTCTCGTCGTACACGATCTCCATGCCGCGGCCGCCCAGTACGTACGACGGGCGGACCAGGACCGGGTAGCCGATCTCGTCGGCGATGGCCTTGGCTTCGTCGAAGGTGGTGGCGGTGCCGTGCTTGGGGGCGGGCAGCCCGGCCTCGGCGAGGACCCGGCCGAAGGCGCCGCGGTCCTCGGCGGCGTGGATCGCCTCCGGGGGCGTGCCGACGACCGGCACGCCGTTGTCCTTCAGCGCCTGCGCCAGGCCGAGCGGGGTCTGGCCGCCGAGCTGGACGATGACACCGGCGATCGGGCCCGCCAGTGACTCGGCGTGCACGATCTCCAGCACGTCCTCCAGCGTCAGGGGTTCGAAGTACAGGCGGTCGGAGGTGTCGTAGTCGGTGGAGACGGTCTCCGGGTTGCAGTTGACCATCACGGTCTCGTACCCGGCGTCGCTGAGCGCGAAGGAGGCGTGGACGCAGGAGTAGTCGAACTCGATGCCCTGGCCGATGCGGTTCGGTCCCGAGCCGAGGATGATCACGGCCGGCTTGGTACGGGGCGCGACCTCGCTCTCCTCGTCGTACGAGGAGTAGAAGTACGGGGTCTTCGCGGCGAACTCGGCGGCGCAGGTGTCGACCGTCTTGTAGACCGGGCGTACGCCCAGCGCGTGGCGCACCTCACGGACGACGTCCTCGCGCAGACCGCGGATTCCGGCGATCTGGGCGTCGGAGAAGCCGTGCCGCTTGGCCTCGGCGAGCAGGTCCGGGTCGAGCTTGTCGGCGGCGGCGAGTCCGTCCGCGATTTCCTTGATCAGGAAGAGCTGGTCGACGAACCAGGGGTCGATCTTCGTCGAGTCGAAGACCTCTTCCCGGGTGGCCCCGGCCCTGATGGCGTCCATGACCGTGTTGA from the Streptomyces sp. AM 4-1-1 genome contains:
- the carB gene encoding carbamoyl-phosphate synthase large subunit, with product MPKRSDIQSVLVIGSGPIVIGQAAEFDYSGTQACRVLKAEGLRVILVNSNPATIMTDPEIADATYVEPITPEFVEKIIAKERPDALLPTLGGQTALNTAISMHENGVLEKYGVELIGANVEAINKGEDRELFKGVVEAVNAKIGHGESARSVICHSMDDIIKGVDTLGGYPVVVRPSFTMGGAGSGFAHDEEELRRIAGQGLTLSPTTEVLLEESILGWKEYELELMRDKNDNVVVVCSIENFDPMGVHTGDSITVAPAMTLTDREYQRLRDIGIAIIREVGVDTGGCNIQFAIDPADGRVIVIEMNPRVSRSSALASKATGFPIAKIAAKLAVGYTLDEIPNDITEKTPASFEPTLDYVVVKAPRFAFEKFPSADSTLTTTMKSVGEAMAIGRNFTEALQKALRSLEKKGSQFSFTGEPGDKEALLAAAARPTDGRINTVMDAIRAGATREEVFDSTKIDPWFVDQLFLIKEIADGLAAADKLDPDLLAEAKRHGFSDAQIAGIRGLREDVVREVRHALGVRPVYKTVDTCAAEFAAKTPYFYSSYDEESEVAPRTKPAVIILGSGPNRIGQGIEFDYSCVHASFALSDAGYETVMVNCNPETVSTDYDTSDRLYFEPLTLEDVLEIVHAESLAGPIAGVIVQLGGQTPLGLAQALKDNGVPVVGTPPEAIHAAEDRGAFGRVLAEAGLPAPKHGTATTFDEAKAIADEIGYPVLVRPSYVLGGRGMEIVYDETRLSSYIAESTEISPTRPVLVDRFLDDAIEIDVDALYDGTELYLGGVMEHIEEAGIHSGDSACALPPITLGGHDIKRLRASTEGIAKGVGVRGLINIQFALSGDILYVLEANPRASRTVPFTSKATAVPLAKAAARISLGATVAELRAEGLLPRTGDGGTLPLDAPISVKEAVLPWSRFRDIHGRGVDTVLGPEMRSTGEVMGIDSAFGTAYAKSQAGAYGPLPTSGRAFISVANRDKRSMIFPARELVAHGFELLATSGTAEVLKRNGIHATAVRKQSEGEGPNGEPTIVQLIHAGEVDLIVNTPYGTGGRLDGYDIRTAAVARSVPCLTTVQALAAAVQGIDALTHGDVGVRSLQEHAERLTAARD
- a CDS encoding quinone-dependent dihydroorotate dehydrogenase → MYKLFFQLVFKRMDPEQAHRLAFRWIRLAARVPVLRTFAAAALAPRYEELRTEALGLRMHGPFGLAAGFDKNAVAIDGMAMLGFDHIEIGTVTARPQPGNPGKRLFRLVRDRALINRMGFNNEGSAAVAERLAGRDPVFRTTVGVNIGKTKAVPEAEAVSDYVTSTERLARHADYLVVNVSSPNTPGLRNLQATEALRPLLTAVREAADRTVTHRRVPLLVKIAPDLADADVDAVADLAVELGLDGIIATNTTIARDGLGLTSPTELTGETGGLSGEPLRERSLEVLRRLYARVGDRLVLVGVGGVRDAEDAWQRILAGATLVQGYSAFIYEGPFWSRAVHKGLAARLAASPYATLADAVGAENRKAVK